Genomic window (Psychromonas sp. L1A2):
TGCATATAGGCTTTTTCAGGCATCGGTAAGGCTTTATCAATTAATGCACGATTAAATAACATGGTGCAACCTGAAATGACGTTCTGTTGGCATAGTTGATTAAACTTAAAATGCCATTCTTTGCTGATATTTTTCAGTTTGAAATAGCTGTTACAGATCTGTTGTAAATTTTCATCTACGATTTGTTTATCACTGAAAATTAATAACGGAGTGTGGGGAGGTAAGGTACTTTCAGCTTGCTTTAGGTGTTGCATAGAGAGTTCTATTTTATGAGGTAACCAAATATCATCTTGGTCACACAGCATAATGTAGTCAGCAGTACTTTGGCTTAATCCAAAGGCGAAGTTATCTTTAGGGCCTTTTTTTCCACTACTGTTTTCAATCCAAATTATTTTATTGTCTTGTTCGGCTAATGTAGCAACAATATTTTGTGTGTTATCCGTTGAACCATCATCAGTGACAATGATTTTATTAACCCATTTATGATAGCCGACATTAGCTTGTATTGATTTTATCTGCTCAGCTAAAAAAGCTTGGCCATTGTAGGTCGCTAGTACGATATCAATCATTTTTTATAGCGATTTTGGTATTCAAGGCTCGAGTTTAATGCTGACTCTTGCTTCTTACCAAATGAATATTTAAAGACACTTTGCACATGCCAAAAGAAGTATTTACTTAAGAACTGCTTGCTTGAGCAGCGTCTGAAGTGAACCGCTTTGACATCTTCAAAATACTGAAGAGGAAAGCCCGCTTTATTGGCTCTAAAACTAAAATCGATATCTTCACAATACATATAATAACGTTCATCTAAGCCATTAAGCTGATTATAGACATCAGCTTTTACAATCAGAAACGCACAACTTGCCCAGTATTTTTTAGAGGGGGATAAGCCTTTTTTACGATTAACCATAGTAGAGCGATCATTGAGCAGGTAAGTTTTTACAAAACTAGAAAATTTAGGGTATAGGCGAATATTATCGTCTTGCACCATCTCTTCTCTATCGAGGTATAGGTTAGCCGCACCTAAGTTTGTAGTACCTTCTTTTAAGTTTTCAATCAGTTTCAATATATTGGACTTGGTAATAAACACATCAGGGTTTAACAGAATGAAGTAGTCATCTTCTTCCATGCCTAGTTCAAATTTACAATGCATGTAATTCGCATTGTTATTAGCAGAAAATCCTTGTTCGTGGCTATTTGCAATATAATGAGCGCCATATTTATCACAATATTTTTGTAGTTTATGTACTGGGTCGTTATCTCTGCATACAACGGTTATTTCATCGTATTTAAATAATGTTTTAATGGTACCTAAATTGATGATCACATCATGGTGGCGATGAGACACTATTGAGATAAATATGCGCATTAATTACAGCTTTGGTGCGTCAGAGAAGCTTAAACCGTTTTCATCTTTTGCAGATAATAATGGTTTTTGATCTGGATTGATTGGCCATTCGATATTGATTTCAGGATCATCCCATTTGATTGAAACTTCTGCACTTGGGTTGTAGATATCTGTGCATTTGTATACGAACTCAGCTTCATCGGTTGTTACATAAAAGCCGTGTGCAAAGCCTTCTGGTACCCAAAGTTGACGTTTATTTTCTGCTGAGAGTAAAACACCAGCCCATTGACCAAATGTAGGTGAGTCTTTACGCATATCAACTGCAACATCAAATACTTCACCTTTTGTTACGCGGACTAATTTACCCTGTGTATTTTCAGTTTGGTAATGTAGACCACGTAAAATGCCGTGACTTGATTTGCTGTGATTTTCTTGAACAAATTCACGCTCACCACAATGTTCGTTAAATAACGTAGTACGGAATGTTTCCATAAAGAAACCACGTTCGTCACCAAACACTTGTGGTTCAACAATTTTTACATCAGGAATATTTGTTTCTATAAATTTCATATATACACTCAGTTATAAATTAGATAACACTTAAAAATATTGAAAAATCAATCCTAAAGCCTTCAAACACAATTAGCTCAAGATTATGAGTAGGGTGCAAGTCGCTCAAGCTTTTGAACTCGGGGCGCTGGCTTTAGCCTGCAGGGGTTTGTGTGTTGATTTTTGATTGTTAACTACAAAGTCAAAAAACTAACACATGTAAACATTAAAATCTGCAAGCTAAAGCATGCGCCCCTTACAAGATGTATCGTACCTTACAATGTTGTTCGTCAATTACGTTATATCAAAAATCAACACCCTCGCTCATCTCAACATAATTGCGATAGCTATCAAGCGCAGCTTGATATTCGCGGCGCTGGCTTTAGCCTGCAGGGTTTTGTGTGTTGTTTTTTGATTGTTAACTACAAAGTCAAAAAATCAACACATGTAAACATTAAAATCTGCAAGCTAAAGCATGCGCCCCTTACAAGATGTATCGTACCTTACAATGTTGTTCGTCAATTACGTTATATCAAAACTCAACATCATCGCTCATCTCAACATAGTTGCGATAGCTATCAAGCGTAGCTTGATATTCGGGGCGCTGGCTTTAGCCTGCAGGGTTTTGTGTGTTGTTTTTTGATTGTTAACTACAAAGTCAAAAAATCAACACATGTAAACATTAAAATCTGCAAGCTAAAGCATGCGCCCCTTACAAGATGTATCGCATACAACGATTAGCTTTGCTGAACAAAGCGAATCATAAATGGCACTAGGTTCAAACTTCAAGCTCAAAAGACTAAGGTCAAAACAAGCAGGCTGAAGCCAGCGCCCCTTACAAGATGTATCGTATCTTACAATGTTGTTCGTCAATTACGTTATATCAAAAATCAACACCAACACCTAAAGACTAAGGTCAAAACAAGCAGGCTGAAGCCAGCGCCCCTTACAAGATGTATCGTATCTTACAATGTTGTTCGTCAATTACGTTATATCAAAAATCAACACCGTACTCATTTCAACATAATTGCGATAGCTATCAAGCGTAGCTTGATATTCGGGGCGCTGGCTTTAGCCTGCAGGGTTTTGTGTGTTGTTTTTTGATTGTTAACTACAAAGTCAAAAAATCAACACATGTAAACATTAAAATCTGCAAGCTAAAGCATGCGCCCCTTACAAGATGTATCGCATACAACGATTAGCTTCGCTGAACAAAGCGAACCATAAATGGCACTAGATTCAAACTTCAAGGTCAAAAGATTAAGGTCAAAACAAGCAGGCTAAAGCCAGCGCCCTTTACAAGATGTATCGCATCTTACAATGTTGTTCGTCAATTACGTTATACCAAAAATCAACACCCTCGCTCATCTCAACATAGTTGCGATAGCTATCAAGCGTAGCTTGATATTCGGGGCGCTGGCTTTAGCCTGCAGGGTTTTGTGTGTTGTTTTTTGATTGTTAACTACAAAGTCAAAAAATCAACACATGTAAACATTAAAATCTGCAAGCTAAAGCATGCGCCCCTTACAAGATGTATCGCATACAACGATTAGCTTCGCTGAGCAAAGCGAACCAAACCATAAATGACTAAAACAACATAAAAATCAGAGACTAAGGTCAAAACAAGCAGGCTGAAGCCAGCGCCCCTTACAAGATGTATCGTATCTTATAATGCTGCTCGTCAATTACGTTATACCAAAAATCAACACCAAAACCTAAAGACTAAAATCAACATACTATTAAGGTTATAGTTAGCTAGGTACTTGGTAGAATTCTACGTTCTAAAAGGCTTAATAGGTATTCGCCGTAGCCTGATTTTTTCAATGGCTCTGCTAACTTTCTGATACCTTTCTCGTCGATGTAGCCCATACGGAAAGCGATTTCACCTGGGCAACATACTTTTAAGCCTTGGCGTTTTTCGATAGCGCGGATGTATAATGCGGCATCTAGCAGGTCATCTAATGTCCCTGTATCTAGCCATGCGGTGCCTCGCCCCATTACTTCTACTTTTAGCGTTTCGTTCGTGAGGTATTGCTCAATAACGTCTGTGATTTCTAATTCACCGCGTGGTGATGGTTTTACATTTTTTGCATATTGAACAACATCTGCATCGAAAAAGTATAACCCTGGTACTGCGTATGATGATTTTGGTTCCACTGGTTTCTCTTCAATCGAGATCGCTTGCCCTGCATCATTAAACTCTACAACACCATAAGACGTTGGATTTGAAACATAATAACCAAATACCGTCGCGCCTTTTTCTTGTTGATTGGCTTTTTGTAATGATTTAGCTAAATCATGACCATAGAAAAGATTATCACCTAAGATTAACGCAGCAGGGCAACCGTCTAAAAACTCTTCCGCTAATAAGAAAGCTTGTGCTAAACCATCAGGGCTTGGTTGTACTACATATTCAATTTTAACGCCCCATTGTGAACCATCTTTTAATAACTCTTTAAATCTAGGCAGCTCTAACGGTGTTGAAATAACTAATATCTCTGTGATACCCGCCATGAATAAATTAGACATCGGATAATAGATCATAGGTTTATCATAAACAGGCATCAATTGCTTGCTCACTACTTTTGTTAACGGATAAAGCCTTGTACCTGAACCACCGGCTAAGATAATTCCTTTACGGTTTAATGGGTTCTTATTCATGCTGATTCCTTTTCATATTTACTTTGAAAACTCTAATATTAATTAAGGCTTATTTTAATTCGCGAATAGTACTGATAATTATTTTTCCTATGCCAAATGCTAGGCTTAACAACAGTAAAAACAACGAAATATTATAAACAACATCCGGGTACTTGCTGTCTTCACTTAATGTTGCTTGTTCTACAACAATTAAGTATTTAAGTTGACGATAAGCTTCTATTCTTGACTTCTCTAATGAGATTTGTGAAGAGGTATAAGCTTGCAATGCAAGATCCATTTTGATTTTATAGTCAGTAAATTTAGATAAAAGTTCACTAATCGGGATCTCATCTAACCCAGACTGTGATAATTTATCTCTTTCTATTTCTAATTGCGCATTCAGTGCCTTTAATTCATTTTCTAATCCTCTCACTTGCGGAGAGCTGGCACTCATGATGGCTTTAAGTGTTTTTATTTCAGTTTGTTTAACCGCGATTTTACCTTCAAGGGTATAGGTTATCTCTTGCTTCGCAGTCCCCTCCGCCGTTGGATCAAGTAGGTTATATTTTTGTTGGTAAGTTAATAAATCTTTCTGTGCATTAGCTAAACGCTCTTCGATTAATTTATGCTCTCCTTGCATAAAACCGAGTTGTGCATTCGCTAA
Coding sequences:
- a CDS encoding glycosyltransferase family 2 protein, coding for MIDIVLATYNGQAFLAEQIKSIQANVGYHKWVNKIIVTDDGSTDNTQNIVATLAEQDNKIIWIENSSGKKGPKDNFAFGLSQSTADYIMLCDQDDIWLPHKIELSMQHLKQAESTLPPHTPLLIFSDKQIVDENLQQICNSYFKLKNISKEWHFKFNQLCQQNVISGCTMLFNRALIDKALPMPEKAYMHDWWLGLVAHRCGEIVFIDQALIQYRQHHANVIGAKHRSLFSLCFQFFKHLKAFKKSQQALINQAIAFQAFEQKNKMIPNRTINILSSLNYLPIHKKISYFCKGNVTRSHFLGRLALLISLLTSKRQRH
- a CDS encoding glycosyltransferase, translating into MRIFISIVSHRHHDVIINLGTIKTLFKYDEITVVCRDNDPVHKLQKYCDKYGAHYIANSHEQGFSANNNANYMHCKFELGMEEDDYFILLNPDVFITKSNILKLIENLKEGTTNLGAANLYLDREEMVQDDNIRLYPKFSSFVKTYLLNDRSTMVNRKKGLSPSKKYWASCAFLIVKADVYNQLNGLDERYYMYCEDIDFSFRANKAGFPLQYFEDVKAVHFRRCSSKQFLSKYFFWHVQSVFKYSFGKKQESALNSSLEYQNRYKK
- the rfbC gene encoding dTDP-4-dehydrorhamnose 3,5-epimerase; the protein is MKFIETNIPDVKIVEPQVFGDERGFFMETFRTTLFNEHCGEREFVQENHSKSSHGILRGLHYQTENTQGKLVRVTKGEVFDVAVDMRKDSPTFGQWAGVLLSAENKRQLWVPEGFAHGFYVTTDEAEFVYKCTDIYNPSAEVSIKWDDPEINIEWPINPDQKPLLSAKDENGLSFSDAPKL
- the rfbA gene encoding glucose-1-phosphate thymidylyltransferase RfbA; translated protein: MNKNPLNRKGIILAGGSGTRLYPLTKVVSKQLMPVYDKPMIYYPMSNLFMAGITEILVISTPLELPRFKELLKDGSQWGVKIEYVVQPSPDGLAQAFLLAEEFLDGCPAALILGDNLFYGHDLAKSLQKANQQEKGATVFGYYVSNPTSYGVVEFNDAGQAISIEEKPVEPKSSYAVPGLYFFDADVVQYAKNVKPSPRGELEITDVIEQYLTNETLKVEVMGRGTAWLDTGTLDDLLDAALYIRAIEKRQGLKVCCPGEIAFRMGYIDEKGIRKLAEPLKKSGYGEYLLSLLERRILPST